The following are encoded together in the Pedobacter sp. D749 genome:
- a CDS encoding YkvA family protein, translating into MKLNRDKILGFFKKSQSKASVILSDKTKASNTIKDALGKAVTNKGDLEGVWTKLVLLFAVSKDYVNGDYTEIPKRSIIAILGGLIYFLSPIDVIPDFVPVLGFIDDIYILNLVYRQVLKDLEKYKVWKDAQGKIIDLDGSTT; encoded by the coding sequence ATGAAACTGAATAGGGATAAAATACTCGGATTTTTTAAGAAATCGCAAAGCAAAGCCTCTGTAATCTTAAGTGATAAAACCAAAGCCAGCAATACCATTAAAGATGCGCTTGGTAAGGCGGTAACCAATAAAGGTGATTTGGAAGGAGTTTGGACCAAACTGGTATTGTTGTTTGCGGTATCTAAAGATTATGTGAATGGCGATTATACCGAAATTCCTAAAAGATCAATTATTGCCATTTTAGGAGGACTGATTTATTTCTTATCTCCTATTGATGTGATTCCGGATTTTGTACCTGTTTTAGGTTTCATTGATGACATCTATATCTTAAATCTGGTATACAGGCAGGTGCTCAAAGACCTGGAAAAATATAAAGTCTGGAAAGATGCCCAGGGAAAAATAATAGATTTAGATGGCTCAACCACATAA
- the gcvP gene encoding aminomethyl-transferring glycine dehydrogenase: MSLNIHYKEDFQNRHIASNEADTVEMLQTVGVNSIDELIEQTVPTAIRLKQPLNLPAAKSETEYLGALKQTSLLNKVFKSFIGQGYYDTITPGVILRNVFENPGWYTQYTPYQAEIAQGRLQALLNFQTMVIDLTGMEIANASLLDEGTAAAEAMFMQYSLRKNQAAKKFFVSELVFPQTIDILKTRANPYGIELVIGSHLDFTATEEFFGAIVQYPAGNGEVFDYAAFASALHSQNIKLTVVADILSLTLLTPPGEWGADVVVGTTQRLGIPMGFGGPHAAFFATKEEYKRNIPGRIIGVTIDSHGDYALRMALQTREQHIRRDKATSNICTAQALLAIMAGFYAAYHGPKGLKAIAERTHGLAISLASTLKGLGFEQLNSAYFDTIRFDLGDLKGGIHSGCIDHEINLNYVGNVATISFDETSTFEDVALIAKIFAKVKAIAADQVEVVENVETVIPAALQRTSAYLTHPIFNSHHSEHEMLRYIKSLEAKDLSLCHSMIALGSCTMKLNATAEMIPVTWSHFGRIHPFAPADQVLGYYSVFNELDKWLSEITGFAAMSLQPNAGAQGEYAGLMVIRAYHHDRGDFHRNVALIPASAHGTNPASAAMADMKIVVVKSLENGNIDVEDLKAKAELHKDNLSCLMVTYPSTHGVFEESIIEICETIHANGGQVYMDGANMNAQVGLTSPANIGADVCHLNLHKTFCIPHGGGGPGMGPIGVAKHLVPYLPGHAVVDIDKGKSISAVSSAPWGSASILIISHAYIAMMGAEGLTNATKYAILNANYMKARLEQHYPVLYSGAQGRCAHEMILDCRSFKAFGIEVTDIAKRLMDYGFHAPTVSFPVAGTLMVEPTESEPKHELDRFCDALIAIKNEITAVENGTLDKVDNPLKNAPHTVSVITANEWDHAYSRQTAAFPLPYVLERKFWPSVGRVNDSHGDRSLICACPPVESYLEEIVP, translated from the coding sequence AAACTGAATATCTTGGTGCTTTAAAACAAACTTCATTGTTGAATAAAGTTTTCAAAAGCTTTATCGGTCAAGGTTATTATGATACCATTACCCCAGGTGTAATTTTACGTAACGTATTCGAAAACCCAGGATGGTACACACAATATACGCCATACCAGGCAGAAATTGCGCAGGGCCGTTTACAGGCTTTGTTAAATTTCCAAACCATGGTTATCGATTTAACCGGAATGGAAATTGCCAATGCATCTTTATTGGATGAAGGTACCGCTGCTGCTGAAGCGATGTTTATGCAATACAGTTTGCGTAAAAATCAGGCAGCTAAAAAATTCTTCGTTTCCGAACTTGTTTTTCCTCAAACGATCGATATTTTAAAAACACGTGCTAATCCTTATGGTATTGAACTGGTTATCGGAAGTCATTTAGATTTCACTGCTACCGAAGAATTTTTCGGCGCAATTGTTCAATATCCGGCAGGAAACGGCGAAGTTTTTGATTATGCTGCTTTCGCATCGGCATTACATAGTCAAAATATTAAATTAACCGTAGTTGCCGATATTTTAAGCTTAACCTTGTTAACGCCTCCAGGCGAGTGGGGAGCTGATGTGGTAGTAGGTACAACACAGCGTTTGGGTATCCCAATGGGTTTTGGTGGACCGCACGCTGCATTTTTTGCAACTAAAGAAGAATATAAACGTAATATCCCGGGTCGTATTATTGGTGTAACCATTGATAGCCATGGCGATTACGCTTTACGTATGGCTTTGCAAACCCGCGAGCAGCACATCCGTAGAGATAAAGCAACATCAAACATCTGTACCGCACAGGCATTATTGGCTATTATGGCTGGATTTTATGCTGCTTACCATGGTCCGAAAGGATTAAAAGCCATTGCAGAACGTACACACGGTTTGGCTATCAGTTTAGCCTCTACTTTAAAAGGTCTAGGTTTTGAGCAGTTAAATTCTGCTTATTTCGACACCATTCGTTTCGATTTAGGCGATTTAAAAGGCGGTATCCATTCAGGATGTATCGATCACGAAATCAACTTAAACTATGTTGGTAACGTAGCAACCATTTCGTTCGACGAAACCAGCACTTTCGAAGATGTAGCTTTAATTGCTAAAATCTTTGCAAAGGTTAAAGCTATCGCAGCAGATCAGGTTGAGGTGGTAGAAAATGTAGAAACTGTTATTCCAGCCGCTTTACAACGTACTTCGGCTTATTTAACACATCCAATTTTTAACTCGCACCACTCAGAACACGAGATGTTGCGTTATATCAAATCATTAGAAGCAAAAGATTTATCGCTTTGCCACTCGATGATTGCTTTGGGTAGCTGTACCATGAAATTAAATGCGACAGCAGAGATGATCCCGGTTACCTGGTCTCACTTTGGCCGCATTCACCCATTTGCCCCTGCTGATCAGGTATTGGGTTACTATTCTGTTTTTAATGAACTGGATAAATGGTTAAGCGAAATTACTGGTTTCGCTGCAATGAGCTTACAGCCAAATGCTGGTGCTCAGGGCGAATATGCAGGTTTAATGGTTATTCGTGCTTATCACCACGATAGAGGCGATTTCCACCGTAACGTGGCCCTAATTCCAGCTTCGGCACACGGAACAAACCCTGCTTCTGCGGCAATGGCCGATATGAAAATTGTGGTGGTTAAATCTTTAGAAAACGGTAACATTGATGTAGAAGATTTAAAAGCTAAAGCCGAATTACATAAAGACAATCTATCGTGTTTAATGGTAACTTATCCATCTACTCACGGGGTATTCGAAGAAAGCATTATTGAAATTTGTGAAACCATCCACGCTAACGGCGGACAGGTTTATATGGATGGTGCAAATATGAATGCACAGGTTGGTTTAACAAGTCCGGCCAATATTGGTGCCGATGTTTGTCACTTAAACTTACACAAAACTTTCTGTATCCCTCACGGTGGTGGTGGTCCTGGTATGGGTCCAATCGGTGTGGCTAAACACCTGGTTCCTTATCTTCCAGGCCATGCGGTGGTTGATATCGACAAAGGAAAATCTATTTCTGCAGTTTCATCTGCACCTTGGGGTTCGGCTTCAATCCTGATTATCTCTCACGCTTATATTGCGATGATGGGTGCTGAAGGGTTAACTAACGCTACCAAATATGCTATTTTAAACGCAAACTATATGAAAGCGCGTTTAGAGCAACACTATCCGGTACTTTATTCAGGTGCTCAGGGCCGTTGCGCACACGAGATGATCTTAGATTGCCGTTCGTTCAAAGCTTTCGGAATCGAAGTGACTGACATTGCAAAACGCTTAATGGATTATGGTTTCCACGCACCAACGGTTTCGTTCCCGGTTGCGGGTACTTTGATGGTTGAGCCAACAGAATCAGAGCCTAAACATGAGTTAGACCGTTTCTGTGATGCTTTGATTGCCATTAAAAACGAAATTACAGCTGTAGAAAACGGTACTTTGGATAAAGTAGATAATCCTTTAAAAAATGCACCACATACCGTTTCGGTAATTACCGCTAACGAATGGGATCATGCTTATAGCCGTCAAACTGCTGCGTTCCCGCTTCCTTATGTGTTAGAGCGTAAGTTCTGGCCATCGGTTGGTCGTGTTAACGATAGTCATGGTGATAGATCATTGATCTGTGCATGCCCTCCTGTTGAGAGTTATTTGGAAGAGATCGTTCCTTAA
- a CDS encoding helix-turn-helix transcriptional regulator, with the protein MTKINYNRIKAALAEKGITNKELADALKIAPETVSSWCTNTAQPSIKRLFDVATFLDVEAGELLVSWRKR; encoded by the coding sequence ATGACTAAAATCAACTATAATAGAATAAAGGCCGCTCTAGCTGAAAAAGGGATTACCAATAAAGAATTGGCTGATGCATTAAAAATTGCACCGGAGACCGTATCAAGCTGGTGTACGAATACGGCTCAGCCTTCAATTAAAAGACTGTTTGATGTAGCAACATTTTTGGATGTTGAAGCAGGCGAGCTATTGGTTAGCTGGAGAAAGAGATAA
- a CDS encoding DUF2306 domain-containing protein, whose translation MKSISYKQVAWLLFFAYFFMLMVQITLRYIPLSSEVSFLQIKQTEVSNIKAYLPIFYVHVYSAIFILLAGFTQFNPEILSRYPKIHKWLGYLYAGFVLFLAAPSGIFMGYFANGGLIAKTSFVILGVLWFWFTLKAILLILKRKVTVHKKFMYRSFALAASAITLRLWKVILVYLFHPAPMDVYQIIAWLGWIPNLLIAEWLIKKKIL comes from the coding sequence ATGAAAAGTATCAGCTATAAACAGGTGGCCTGGCTATTGTTTTTTGCCTATTTTTTTATGCTGATGGTGCAGATTACTTTGCGTTACATTCCGCTGAGTAGTGAAGTATCTTTTCTGCAAATTAAACAAACCGAAGTATCAAATATCAAAGCTTATCTCCCTATATTTTATGTGCACGTTTACAGTGCTATATTTATATTATTGGCTGGTTTTACGCAGTTTAATCCTGAAATTTTATCCAGGTATCCGAAGATACACAAATGGTTAGGCTATTTATACGCGGGTTTTGTATTGTTCCTTGCTGCACCATCTGGCATTTTTATGGGCTATTTTGCAAATGGAGGCTTAATAGCTAAAACTTCATTTGTTATTTTGGGAGTTTTATGGTTCTGGTTTACATTGAAGGCCATTTTGCTTATCTTGAAAAGAAAAGTAACGGTCCATAAAAAGTTTATGTACCGCAGTTTTGCCCTGGCAGCTTCAGCCATCACTTTAAGGTTGTGGAAAGTTATTTTAGTATATTTATTCCACCCGGCACCGATGGATGTTTATCAGATTATTGCCTGGCTCGGCTGGATCCCCAATTTATTGATCGCCGAATGGCTGATTAAAAAGAAAATTCTTTAA
- a CDS encoding MBL fold metallo-hydrolase has translation MQVHTLFEGTYSVDASKKFVPFDPAIHSYKDRPASLFINVQPFLVELKNNLVLFDTGLGFSDDHGELILHKNIRNAGFDPTDITKVLMSHLHYDHSGGMIHKQGNDKVELSFPDAEYVINRGEWETAFSSTSSSYHTDIFDFVQRNAQLKFVEGDGALDETIAYEFTGAHCPNHQVFLLTEGNQKVFFGGDVLPEPEELVKNFIAKYDFDGRKAMELRKEFGKRAAEENWECLFYHGKSAATGFVNVVEGGFRIR, from the coding sequence TTGCAAGTTCACACCCTCTTCGAAGGAACCTATTCGGTTGATGCATCAAAGAAATTTGTGCCTTTCGACCCTGCTATTCATAGTTATAAAGACAGACCTGCTTCATTATTCATCAATGTTCAGCCTTTTTTGGTTGAACTGAAAAACAACCTCGTACTTTTTGATACGGGTTTAGGTTTTAGTGATGACCACGGCGAGCTGATTTTACATAAAAATATCCGTAATGCAGGTTTCGATCCTACTGATATAACTAAAGTTTTAATGTCTCACTTACATTATGACCATTCTGGTGGCATGATCCACAAGCAAGGAAATGATAAAGTTGAATTAAGTTTTCCTGATGCAGAGTACGTGATTAACCGTGGAGAATGGGAAACGGCATTTAGCAGCACTTCATCGTCTTACCACACCGATATTTTCGATTTTGTACAACGTAATGCACAATTGAAGTTTGTTGAGGGCGATGGTGCATTGGATGAAACTATTGCTTACGAATTTACAGGGGCACACTGTCCAAATCACCAGGTTTTTCTTTTAACAGAAGGTAATCAAAAGGTATTTTTTGGTGGCGATGTTTTGCCTGAACCTGAAGAACTTGTTAAAAACTTTATTGCCAAATACGATTTCGACGGTCGCAAGGCGATGGAATTAAGAAAAGAATTTGGAAAGAGAGCAGCCGAAGAAAACTGGGAGTGTTTGTTCTACCATGGCAAAAGCGCCGCAACTGGTTTTGTTAATGTTGTTGAAGGCGGATTCAGGATTAGATAA
- the lptB gene encoding LPS export ABC transporter ATP-binding protein, with translation MILKAENLVKKYKQRTVVNNVSFNVSQGEIVGLLGPNGAGKTTSFYMIVGLIKPNEGRIFLEEEDITEDPMYRRAQKGIGYLAQEASVFRKLTVEDNILAILEMSKLTKEEQRDKLEELINEFSLHKVRKNRGDLLSGGERRRTEIARALAANPNFILLDEPFAGVDPIAVEEIQSIVAKLKHKNIGILITDHNVQETLSITDRAYLLFEGKILEQGVPEVLAENEMVRKVYLGSNFVLKRKKFDV, from the coding sequence ATGATATTAAAAGCCGAAAATCTGGTCAAAAAATACAAACAGCGTACTGTTGTAAACAACGTTTCCTTTAACGTAAGTCAAGGAGAAATTGTTGGACTTTTAGGCCCGAATGGAGCAGGGAAAACAACTTCCTTTTACATGATCGTAGGTTTGATCAAACCAAATGAAGGCCGCATTTTCTTAGAGGAAGAAGACATTACCGAAGATCCGATGTACCGCAGGGCGCAAAAAGGAATTGGTTATTTAGCTCAGGAAGCATCTGTTTTTAGAAAACTTACTGTAGAAGATAATATCCTGGCCATTTTGGAAATGAGTAAATTGACGAAGGAAGAACAGCGAGATAAACTCGAAGAACTGATCAACGAGTTTAGTTTACACAAAGTGCGTAAAAACCGTGGCGATTTATTGTCAGGAGGTGAACGCCGTCGCACGGAAATTGCCCGTGCTCTGGCCGCAAATCCTAATTTTATTTTATTGGATGAACCATTTGCAGGGGTAGATCCAATTGCTGTAGAAGAAATTCAGAGTATTGTCGCCAAACTGAAACATAAAAATATTGGAATCTTAATTACCGATCACAACGTGCAGGAAACACTGTCGATTACCGATAGGGCATACTTGCTTTTTGAAGGGAAAATTTTAGAACAAGGTGTTCCTGAAGTTTTGGCTGAAAACGAAATGGTTAGAAAAGTGTATTTAGGGTCGAATTTCGTATTGAAACGTAAGAAATTTGATGTTTAA
- a CDS encoding YARHG domain-containing protein: MKKVLLFALIPFLMLSCRDTKKTNTTKNTTVAQQEIHKELYGFWVGDFYTKEELEYDGDMQGSLDKLNINIKKITKDTVIAQSVVAGNSRPLLGKLSEDGSKITFILDEPGSHKYDGKFEITLVGDTLIGKWNAYNKELKWPEKEFKLLKKKFEYNASLMLPTEASYVDWSEHKMIKRVDTAEDGRVDTLEANPFYRSASDQIFKLNASTNLLKEDDVKNLRKLDLQIIKNTIFARHGYVFKKPTFRNFFDPVEWYVPVKNNVDDDLTSIENKNIKLLDRFTKYAEDNYDAFGR; this comes from the coding sequence ATGAAAAAAGTCTTATTATTCGCGCTGATCCCTTTTTTGATGTTATCCTGTAGAGATACTAAGAAAACCAATACCACAAAAAATACTACGGTAGCCCAACAGGAAATACATAAAGAACTTTATGGTTTTTGGGTCGGCGATTTTTACACTAAAGAAGAGTTGGAATATGATGGCGATATGCAGGGTTCTTTAGATAAACTGAATATCAACATTAAAAAAATTACTAAGGATACCGTAATTGCACAGAGCGTTGTGGCGGGGAACAGCCGGCCATTATTGGGTAAACTATCAGAAGATGGAAGTAAAATCACTTTTATTTTAGATGAACCCGGTAGCCATAAGTACGATGGGAAGTTTGAAATTACCCTGGTTGGCGATACCCTAATCGGCAAATGGAATGCCTATAATAAAGAGCTTAAATGGCCTGAAAAAGAATTTAAATTATTAAAAAAGAAATTCGAATACAATGCAAGTTTGATGTTGCCCACAGAAGCGAGCTACGTAGATTGGAGCGAGCATAAAATGATAAAAAGAGTGGATACAGCAGAAGATGGAAGAGTAGATACGCTCGAGGCTAATCCTTTTTACAGAAGTGCATCCGATCAGATTTTTAAATTAAATGCTTCTACCAATCTGCTTAAAGAAGACGATGTAAAGAATTTAAGGAAATTAGACTTACAGATTATTAAAAATACCATTTTCGCCAGACATGGTTACGTCTTTAAAAAACCAACTTTCAGAAATTTTTTCGATCCTGTAGAATGGTATGTCCCTGTTAAAAACAACGTTGATGATGATTTAACGTCGATAGAAAATAAAAATATCAAGTTATTAGATCGCTTTACCAAATATGCGGAAGACAATTATGATGCTTTTGGCCGTTAA
- a CDS encoding GH3 auxin-responsive promoter family protein produces the protein MAFVNSIFTWLMKKRIHQIELFMKYPHDVQEEWFHNLIDSAENTEWGKLYDYKSILTPQQYQERVPIQNYDTLKPYIERMLNGEQNILWPSDVKWFAKSSGTTSDRSKFIPVSPESLEECHFKGGKDMLSIYCNNRPDNQMFTGKGLVLGGSHQVNQLNEDCFYGDLSAVLIKNLPIWAEYYRTPDMSIALMDNYEIKMDRMAEATINENVTSISGVPTWTIVLAKKVLELTGKQNLLEVWPNLELYIHGAVNFAPYREQFKQLIPSADMYYLETYNASEGFFGIQDQDNSEEMLLMLDYGIFYEFVPMENIGEENPKALLLGEVELHKNYAIVISTNGGLWRYMIGDTIQFTSLSPYRIKITGRTKHFINAFGEEVIIDNAEQALTKACQETGAEIKDYTAGPIYFKDEKAGGHEWIIEFDKQPSDFEKFVDIMDNTLREVNSDYDAKRFKDMALARPKVHNAPANTFYNWLKAKDKLGGQHKVPRLANERKYVDDILDMMKSS, from the coding sequence ATGGCATTTGTAAATTCAATTTTTACCTGGTTAATGAAAAAGCGGATCCACCAGATCGAACTTTTTATGAAATATCCCCATGATGTTCAGGAAGAGTGGTTCCATAATTTGATTGATAGTGCCGAAAATACCGAATGGGGCAAGTTGTACGATTATAAATCGATCTTAACTCCACAACAATACCAGGAGCGTGTTCCGATTCAAAACTACGATACCTTAAAGCCTTACATTGAGCGCATGCTTAATGGCGAACAGAACATCCTATGGCCATCTGATGTCAAATGGTTTGCAAAATCATCAGGTACCACGAGTGATAGAAGTAAATTTATCCCGGTTTCTCCGGAATCTTTGGAAGAATGCCATTTTAAAGGTGGCAAGGACATGCTTTCCATTTATTGCAATAACCGCCCGGATAACCAGATGTTTACCGGAAAAGGTTTGGTTTTAGGTGGCAGCCATCAGGTTAACCAGTTAAACGAAGATTGTTTTTATGGCGATTTATCGGCTGTACTGATTAAAAACCTGCCAATTTGGGCTGAATATTACCGTACGCCTGATATGTCTATCGCTTTGATGGACAATTACGAAATCAAGATGGATAGAATGGCTGAAGCCACCATAAATGAAAATGTGACCAGTATTTCGGGCGTACCCACCTGGACTATCGTATTGGCTAAAAAAGTGCTGGAACTTACCGGAAAGCAAAATTTACTGGAGGTTTGGCCAAATTTAGAATTATATATCCACGGAGCAGTAAATTTCGCGCCTTATCGTGAACAGTTTAAACAGCTGATTCCGTCCGCCGACATGTATTATCTGGAAACTTACAATGCGTCCGAAGGATTTTTCGGTATTCAGGACCAGGATAACTCAGAAGAAATGTTGCTGATGCTGGATTACGGTATTTTCTACGAATTTGTTCCGATGGAAAACATTGGAGAAGAGAATCCTAAGGCTTTGTTGCTGGGCGAAGTAGAACTGCATAAAAACTACGCTATTGTGATTTCTACCAATGGTGGCTTATGGCGTTACATGATCGGCGATACCATTCAATTTACTTCTCTTTCTCCCTACCGCATTAAAATTACAGGACGTACCAAACACTTTATCAATGCTTTTGGCGAAGAAGTGATTATTGATAATGCAGAACAGGCCCTAACTAAAGCCTGCCAGGAAACTGGTGCCGAAATAAAAGATTATACCGCCGGACCAATCTATTTTAAAGATGAAAAAGCCGGAGGGCATGAGTGGATCATCGAATTTGATAAACAGCCTAGCGATTTTGAAAAGTTCGTTGATATTATGGACAATACACTCCGCGAAGTAAACTCCGATTATGATGCCAAACGCTTTAAGGATATGGCACTGGCCCGTCCTAAAGTACATAATGCGCCCGCAAATACTTTCTATAATTGGTTAAAAGCAAAAGATAAACTAGGCGGACAGCATAAAGTACCACGTTTAGCTAATGAGCGAAAATATGTTGATGATATTCTGGATATGATGAAATCTTCTTAA
- the recJ gene encoding single-stranded-DNA-specific exonuclease RecJ, with amino-acid sequence MEKRWVLASDCNDDTVAKIAEQLNIDRSLAQILVQRNICDFDQAKDFFRPDLHHLHDPFLMKDMDVAIARIETALATHEKILIYGDYDVDGTTSVALAFSFFSQLTKNIEYYIPDRYLEGYGISTAGIDYASENGFSLIIALDCGIKSIDKIDYANTLGVDFIICDHHLPGDELPQAIAVLDPKRSDCPYPFKELAGCGIGFKLAQAYAQKHGLAKETYLQYLDLVMVSIAADIVPVVGENRILAYYGLKKLNSNPCEGLRALMEVSGKTENYTITDVVFTLGPRINAAGRIDHAKHAVAMLLCQVDSNSLEQSELINLKNTERKTYDQDITREALALIGESDILINKKTTVVFNENWHKGVIGIVASRLTEKYYRPTIVLTKSNGHVAGSCRSVVGFDLYEALSGCAHLLDQYGGHKFAAGLTMQQHNVDAFVDKFEEIVAASITEELLTPMIRIDAEIELAQIDGKFYRVLSQMGPFGPENMAPIFVTHNVYLAQHAMAVGQNHLKINIKQQNSPIFEGIAFGLAEFQNLLQPKVPFSVCYTLEENVWKDKKRLQLNIKGIKVN; translated from the coding sequence ATGGAAAAAAGATGGGTACTGGCATCAGATTGTAATGATGATACGGTAGCAAAAATAGCAGAACAACTTAACATTGACCGATCACTTGCACAGATCCTCGTGCAGCGGAATATCTGTGATTTTGATCAGGCGAAAGATTTCTTCAGACCAGATCTTCATCACCTTCATGATCCTTTTTTAATGAAGGATATGGATGTTGCAATCGCCCGTATCGAAACTGCATTAGCAACACATGAAAAAATATTGATCTATGGCGATTACGATGTGGATGGTACAACTTCTGTAGCACTGGCCTTCAGTTTCTTTTCGCAGCTCACTAAAAATATAGAATATTATATCCCCGATCGCTACCTGGAAGGTTATGGCATTTCTACTGCTGGAATTGACTACGCTAGCGAAAATGGATTCTCGTTAATTATAGCATTAGATTGTGGAATAAAATCGATCGATAAAATCGATTATGCCAATACTTTAGGCGTCGATTTCATTATCTGCGATCACCATTTACCTGGAGATGAACTGCCTCAGGCTATTGCCGTTTTAGATCCTAAACGTTCAGACTGTCCATATCCTTTTAAAGAACTGGCCGGCTGCGGGATCGGTTTTAAACTGGCACAGGCCTATGCACAAAAACATGGACTAGCAAAAGAAACTTACCTCCAGTATCTTGATTTAGTAATGGTGAGCATCGCGGCCGATATCGTTCCTGTAGTAGGGGAGAACAGAATTTTAGCTTATTATGGGCTTAAAAAACTCAACTCCAATCCTTGCGAAGGCTTACGGGCCTTAATGGAAGTTTCAGGCAAAACGGAAAATTATACCATTACTGATGTGGTTTTCACATTAGGTCCGCGGATTAATGCTGCTGGCAGAATAGACCACGCTAAACATGCCGTTGCTATGCTACTCTGCCAGGTAGATAGTAACTCACTGGAGCAAAGCGAACTCATCAACCTTAAAAATACAGAACGCAAAACCTACGATCAGGACATTACCCGTGAAGCTTTGGCTTTAATTGGCGAAAGTGATATCCTGATTAACAAAAAAACGACTGTCGTTTTTAACGAGAACTGGCATAAAGGGGTTATCGGGATTGTAGCTTCGCGTTTAACTGAAAAGTATTATCGCCCAACGATTGTATTAACAAAGTCTAACGGACATGTAGCAGGTTCTTGCCGGTCGGTAGTTGGTTTTGATTTATACGAGGCCTTAAGTGGTTGCGCTCATTTATTAGATCAGTATGGCGGGCATAAATTTGCTGCAGGCTTAACCATGCAACAACACAATGTAGATGCCTTTGTTGATAAGTTTGAAGAAATTGTGGCAGCAAGCATCACAGAAGAGCTGCTTACACCAATGATCAGGATTGACGCCGAAATTGAACTGGCGCAGATAGATGGCAAGTTTTACAGGGTTTTATCACAGATGGGGCCATTCGGGCCAGAAAATATGGCACCTATATTTGTTACCCATAACGTATATCTCGCACAGCATGCCATGGCAGTTGGCCAAAATCATTTAAAAATTAATATAAAACAACAAAATTCGCCTATTTTTGAAGGCATTGCTTTCGGGCTGGCCGAATTTCAAAACCTTTTACAACCAAAAGTACCTTTTTCGGTTTGTTATACGTTAGAAGAAAACGTATGGAAAGATAAGAAGCGTTTGCAGTTAAATATTAAAGGAATAAAAGTTAATTAA
- a CDS encoding YceI family protein: MKLKISSIFLLVAVVALSAFKNPTKPVTYTVDAAKSTITWIGKKVTGSHNGTVALQSGTLAVNGKSVTGGTFVIDMTSIKDADGSAKLEGHLKADDFFGTTKFPTSTFVITKVAGSGANVTVTGNLTIKGITKPLSFPATVTVNADGTASALAGKIVVDRTKYDIKYGSKSFFDSIGDKAIDDNFELTVKLVAKK; this comes from the coding sequence ATGAAATTAAAAATTAGCTCAATTTTTTTATTAGTGGCAGTAGTAGCATTGTCAGCCTTTAAAAACCCAACCAAACCAGTAACTTATACTGTAGATGCAGCAAAATCGACCATCACCTGGATTGGTAAAAAAGTAACAGGTTCTCACAATGGAACAGTAGCTTTACAATCAGGTACATTAGCCGTTAATGGTAAAAGTGTAACTGGTGGTACTTTTGTTATCGATATGACTTCAATTAAAGATGCTGATGGCAGCGCAAAATTAGAAGGACACTTAAAAGCAGACGATTTCTTTGGTACAACTAAATTCCCAACTTCAACTTTCGTAATTACTAAAGTTGCGGGTTCAGGTGCTAATGTAACTGTAACAGGTAATTTAACCATCAAAGGTATCACTAAACCATTAAGCTTCCCTGCAACTGTAACTGTTAATGCAGATGGTACAGCTTCAGCTTTAGCTGGTAAAATCGTTGTAGACAGAACTAAATATGACATCAAATACGGTTCAAAATCATTCTTCGATAGCATTGGCGACAAAGCAATTGACGATAACTTCGAATTGACTGTTAAATTGGTAGCTAAAAAATAA
- a CDS encoding DUF2752 domain-containing protein → MAQPHKSFLDWLGEHLFSCPFKTHFGIDCPGCGLQRSVLALFRGDLIASFKFYPATIPLIFVIIFTIVHLKVDFKFGAQLIKIVFAGVAVIILINYIYKIYTHQFI, encoded by the coding sequence ATGGCTCAACCACATAAAAGTTTTTTAGACTGGTTGGGCGAGCATCTTTTCAGTTGTCCGTTTAAAACCCATTTCGGGATCGATTGTCCGGGTTGTGGCTTGCAACGCTCAGTTTTAGCATTATTTCGTGGCGATTTAATCGCATCATTCAAGTTTTACCCTGCAACAATCCCGCTTATCTTTGTTATAATATTCACCATTGTGCATCTTAAGGTTGATTTTAAGTTTGGTGCACAGCTAATAAAAATCGTTTTTGCAGGGGTTGCAGTAATTATTTTAATCAATTACATTTACAAAATATACACTCACCAATTTATCTAA